From Rhodospirillaceae bacterium, the proteins below share one genomic window:
- a CDS encoding cobyrinate a,c-diamide synthase: MTANSLLISAALKSSGKTTVTMGLCAALRQRGVAVQPFKKGPDYIDPIWLSQAARKPCRNLDFYTMSHQEIVTAFTQFSEPADAVFIEGNKGLFDGLDPEGSDSNSALARLLGVPIVLVVDTYGMTRGVAPLLQGYQSFESDIKIAGVILNKVGGARHETKMRAAIEHYTDLKVVGAIGRRPEMKIVERHLGLIPANELPAADSHIVRTARIIESEVDIDAVRALSGKAKPALTAGKIIPNVVTTPSVRIAIARDPAFGFYYQDDLEALTRAGAELVPFDALHDRRLPDVDGLFIGGGFPEVHMQTLSENTTLKHDIRTAIESGMPAYVECGGLLYLSQSLSWQGDKFDMVGIIPGDGVMHDRPIGRGYVQLQETGDGLWSTPREQDQDFPAHEFHYASLDGLSSDQRFAYKVKRGHGIDGAHDGLIIHNLTACFAHQRDLGSNRWAENFVDFIAQCKLQDEPLAVEKAALTA; encoded by the coding sequence AAGGGCCCGACTATATTGATCCGATATGGCTCAGTCAGGCGGCGCGAAAGCCGTGCCGAAATCTTGATTTCTATACCATGAGCCATCAGGAAATCGTCACCGCCTTCACCCAGTTTAGTGAGCCCGCTGATGCTGTATTTATAGAGGGAAATAAAGGCCTGTTTGACGGTCTTGATCCTGAAGGCTCGGATAGTAATTCGGCCTTGGCTCGATTGCTTGGTGTGCCGATTGTTTTGGTCGTTGATACCTATGGCATGACACGGGGTGTGGCGCCACTGCTGCAAGGCTATCAGTCATTTGAATCGGATATTAAAATCGCTGGTGTCATTCTCAACAAAGTTGGCGGTGCCCGGCATGAAACAAAAATGCGTGCGGCTATTGAGCATTATACGGACTTAAAAGTCGTTGGCGCGATTGGTCGCCGCCCGGAAATGAAAATTGTCGAACGCCATTTAGGGTTAATTCCGGCAAACGAATTACCGGCTGCTGATTCGCATATTGTTCGGACCGCGCGGATAATTGAGTCTGAAGTTGATATCGATGCAGTTCGGGCCTTGTCGGGAAAAGCGAAGCCAGCATTGACGGCTGGGAAAATTATACCGAACGTTGTTACGACTCCAAGTGTTCGCATTGCCATTGCTCGAGACCCAGCATTTGGTTTTTACTATCAGGACGACCTAGAAGCGCTAACAAGGGCAGGGGCGGAACTCGTGCCCTTCGATGCCCTTCATGATCGGCGCTTGCCCGATGTTGATGGGCTGTTCATCGGTGGTGGGTTCCCAGAAGTTCACATGCAAACTCTGTCGGAGAACACCACATTAAAGCATGACATTCGCACGGCCATTGAGAGCGGCATGCCCGCTTACGTTGAATGCGGCGGCTTGCTTTATTTGTCCCAGAGCCTGAGTTGGCAAGGCGATAAATTTGATATGGTGGGCATAATTCCTGGCGATGGCGTTATGCATGATCGACCGATTGGACGGGGCTATGTCCAACTGCAAGAAACTGGCGATGGGCTTTGGTCTACACCGCGTGAGCAAGATCAAGATTTCCCTGCCCATGAATTCCATTATGCATCTCTCGACGGATTATCGAGTGATCAACGGTTTGCCTATAAGGTGAAGCGCGGTCATGGCATAGATGGTGCGCATGATGGGTTGATCATTCATAATCTCACTGCGTGTTTCGCGCACCAACGAGACCTTGGTTCCAACCGATGGGCTGAAAATTTTGTCGATTTCATTGCACAGTGTAAATTGCAGGATGAGCCTCTCGCTGTCGAGAAGGCAGCCTTAACGGCTTAA
- a CDS encoding FAD-dependent oxidoreductase, with protein sequence MKKISRRGFGKLTAGSVAGSLVASNAGAASAKPSGPISRPADLPKTKKPRVVVVGGGWAGLSIAQSLRRQSVDFDVILIERRSTFISHPLSNLWLGGVVNLDTLTHSFLDAAKAGDYAYLNASLVDLDREKHRAFTDQGYIDYDYIALAPGIDYNYASMGVKDPAAVQMLKTQYPAGFVSGSEHITLKRKVEEFEKGIFILTAPPGIFRCTASVYERACILAATFKRRKLSAKVLLIDSRNVPGVNSAGFLAAFNELYKDHLEYMPSSPIQRIDPEAKTIHTEFDDIKFADGAIYPRVRAARMIEDFGLSDPKSAQMEAHIDPFNYNIIGDEHTYVAGDSRPMPFSKSASVARGEGVHVAKVIAARAKGKSATWVTPESVCYSMVDPDAKLAIVSKSYYQFSQVTKQWEFAPETNSIDERSNDLGKKTLAWGESQFRDLFS encoded by the coding sequence ATGAAGAAAATTTCCCGGCGGGGTTTTGGGAAACTAACAGCGGGAAGTGTTGCAGGCTCTTTGGTCGCGAGCAATGCAGGTGCCGCCAGTGCGAAGCCTTCTGGTCCAATTTCGCGTCCCGCAGATTTACCTAAAACGAAAAAGCCTAGAGTCGTTGTTGTCGGCGGCGGCTGGGCTGGGCTCAGCATAGCGCAAAGTCTAAGACGTCAAAGTGTTGATTTTGATGTAATTCTGATAGAGCGGCGGTCGACTTTTATTTCACATCCTTTGAGCAACCTTTGGCTTGGTGGTGTAGTCAATTTGGACACCCTAACCCATAGCTTTCTAGATGCGGCAAAAGCAGGCGACTATGCGTATTTAAATGCGTCTCTCGTTGATCTGGACAGAGAGAAACATCGCGCTTTTACCGACCAAGGTTATATCGATTACGATTACATCGCGTTGGCACCGGGGATCGATTACAACTACGCCTCAATGGGTGTTAAGGACCCTGCGGCAGTTCAAATGTTAAAAACTCAGTATCCGGCCGGGTTCGTGTCGGGCTCAGAACATATCACCTTGAAGCGCAAGGTTGAGGAATTTGAAAAGGGAATTTTTATTCTCACGGCACCGCCGGGAATTTTCCGTTGTACAGCGTCAGTTTACGAACGCGCCTGTATCTTGGCGGCGACGTTCAAGCGACGGAAACTGTCGGCGAAAGTGCTGCTGATTGATTCGAGAAATGTACCTGGCGTTAATTCCGCCGGCTTCCTCGCGGCATTTAACGAGTTATATAAAGATCATCTGGAATATATGCCGTCCTCGCCCATTCAGCGTATTGATCCTGAGGCGAAGACAATTCATACGGAATTTGATGACATCAAGTTCGCGGATGGGGCGATCTACCCGCGGGTTCGGGCAGCGCGAATGATCGAGGATTTTGGTCTGTCTGATCCGAAAAGTGCTCAGATGGAAGCTCACATAGACCCGTTCAACTACAATATTATTGGCGACGAACATACTTATGTAGCGGGCGATAGCCGCCCGATGCCGTTTTCCAAAAGTGCCAGCGTGGCACGCGGGGAAGGGGTTCACGTTGCCAAAGTCATTGCTGCCCGAGCCAAGGGGAAGTCGGCGACGTGGGTTACGCCTGAGTCTGTGTGTTATTCAATGGTCGATCCTGATGCTAAATTGGCCATCGTCTCAAAGTCGTATTACCAATTTAGTCAAGTTACCAAGCAGTGGGAATTTGCACCGGAAACTAACTCAATCGATGAGCGGTCAAATGACCTGGGCAAGAAGACACTCGCGTGGGGCGAGAGTCAATTTAGGGATCTATTCTCTTGA